GACCGTCTGCGGCCCGACCACACCATCGGGCGTCAGGCCGCGCTGGCGCTGGAAGTCCTGAACCGCGTGATACAGCACGCCGTCGAAAATGTCGGATTCCAGCAGGCCGAGGCGGCGGCGCAGCTGCACTACGCGAAGGCCCCGGTCCCCTTGCCGCAAGGTCGGCCCGTGCGAAACGACCGGCAGCGCCACATCGCCGGAGCCTTCCGCCAGTGCCGCACGCAAGCGCACGTAATGCGGGCTCATCCAGCCCATGCGGGCGATGTAGCCGGTAAAGTCGGTGGACAGCGCAGCGCGGCGCAGGATCTCGGAAGCATCGCCGGTCTGCGGCTTTGCCAGTTCGGAGAAGTAATTCATCTCCACCGAAGGCTGCCGCAGGTCCGTGACATAGCGGGCAAAGGCGCGGGAGAATGCCAGTTCCGCCTTGGCCAGCGCCGCCGGATCGCCGGAGCGGGCCTGCGCAGCCAGGCGCGTCAGCTCCTCGGCATCGTAATCGCGCGCGCGCAGCCCGTCGAGCTGAGCCGTCTCCAGCATCGGGACGAGCTGGTAAGCGGCCTGCGAAAGCTGTCCATTCTCTATCCAGAGCGGCCAGTATCCGCGCCTGCTATAGAAATCGCGCAGGTCCCCGCCTGCCTTGTCGGCAAGGATGCGGGCGATCTCACCCTGGTTCGCGCTGGTCGGCAGCAGGTCCGTCGGCACCTGCGCGGCAAGCGCAGCGGGACCGGGCACGGCGAGCGCGGCAAACGATGCAGCAATGGCGGAGGCGAGGCGATGCATCATGCGATCCCGTATAAAACCCGTCGTTGCGGGTGCGGCACCCCTACCGCACCCGCAATGGGCGTGTGATTAACCGCGTTCCCCGGAAGGAGCGGGAACATAGGCCGGCTCCGTCACCGGGCAGGGCGGCGCTTCGAATGCGTAGTAATAGCCATCGCGGTAATAGCCGTCGACGACACCGTCGCCATCGCGGTCTGCCGCGACGGTGCCGGCAATGGCCCCGGGGCCCATCGGCGGCTGGCTCACGACGACCTCATCGGCTTCGTCATAGCTCATGCAGCCCGAAAGCCCGGTTGCAGCGAGTGCGGCGATGGCAGCGATCTTCAGTTTCATGCGTATTCCCCTACGATTGATGGAACCCCGGTATTCGCCTCTGTTAACCTTTTGCCAACATGCCGGTTCCCAAGGCAAAAGTCCTGTCCCGCTTCGGGTCAGAGCGACCGTTGGTAAATCGCCAGCATGCGGCCCCACGCGCGCTCTGCGGCGGCGCGGTCGTATGCCGGGCTGTCCAGCACGGTCCAGCCGTGGTTGGCGGGAAAGACCTCCACTTCGCCCATGCGCGGCGCGCCGGTCAGGCTTTGCTGCAGGATATTGTCGTGATCGGGCGCCTTGGCGTCGTCATCCTGGGCAATCGCGATCTGGAAATGCGCTGCCGGATCGGTCTTCGAAAGGAGGCGGTGCGGGCTCATCGCGCCGTCCACCACCAATCCGCCGCCGTGGAAGCTGGCGGCTGCACGCACGCGGTCCGGCCGGGCGGCGGCGGTGAACACCGTCCAGCTGCCAGTCATGCAATAGCCCTGGTTGGCGATGCCCTTGCCGAAATCGACGCGTTCCTGATCGTCCAGCCAGTCGACCACCGCACGCGCCGTGGCCATGACCGCTTCCGGCGTGTTCTTCTCGCGCCAGGGGGCGACCTTCTGGAAGCCGTCGGCCGCGCGGAACGTCTCGAAATCTGCGAACTGCTCGCCAACGACGCTGCGGTAATAGGGGTTGGCGACAAAGACGGCAT
This genomic interval from Paraurantiacibacter namhicola contains the following:
- a CDS encoding L,D-transpeptidase family protein; this encodes MMHRLASAIAASFAALAVPGPAALAAQVPTDLLPTSANQGEIARILADKAGGDLRDFYSRRGYWPLWIENGQLSQAAYQLVPMLETAQLDGLRARDYDAEELTRLAAQARSGDPAALAKAELAFSRAFARYVTDLRQPSVEMNYFSELAKPQTGDASEILRRAALSTDFTGYIARMGWMSPHYVRLRAALAEGSGDVALPVVSHGPTLRQGDRGLRVVQLRRRLGLLESDIFDGVLYHAVQDFQRQRGLTPDGVVGPQTVSAMNHRRGHDTAALQRNIQRLRALPGPYEKHVVVNAATQELVYYDEGREQGRMKVVVGTPDTPTPMMAGVLAYATLNPYWNVPVSLVQKRIAPAVARGNSLDAMGYEVLSDWTADAQVLDWRSVDWKAAARGETQLRVRELPGSGNAMGDVKFMFPNDMGIFLHDTDGKHLFRKRDRFFSNGCVRLEAPRELGAFLFGKPMPAPSSDQPEQHVPLPRPVPVFITYLTAEPAGDGGIAYHDDRYGWDRGPLMARR
- a CDS encoding dienelactone hydrolase family protein, whose amino-acid sequence is MCDQDQMAAMGRVNRRQFGAIGLAGGAAAGLSACTTMDTATSSSLTERQVTFDAPGGRMDGYFVHPRDGAHPGVILWPDIAGIREAKRAMARRLAGEGYAVFVANPYYRSVVGEQFADFETFRAADGFQKVAPWREKNTPEAVMATARAVVDWLDDQERVDFGKGIANQGYCMTGSWTVFTAAARPDRVRAAASFHGGGLVVDGAMSPHRLLSKTDPAAHFQIAIAQDDDAKAPDHDNILQQSLTGAPRMGEVEVFPANHGWTVLDSPAYDRAAAERAWGRMLAIYQRSL